In the Xyrauchen texanus isolate HMW12.3.18 chromosome 47, RBS_HiC_50CHRs, whole genome shotgun sequence genome, tcaatttccggtctccagtgttttcactcgcatcagcgtatattattcttaataatgtaatgtttaggggtctgtgtatctcagtgagtattgacgctgactatcacacttgaagtcgcaagtttgaatcctttgaatgctgagtgactccagccaggtctccttagcaaccaaattggcctggttgctagggaaggtattcacatggggtaactaaattggcccggttgctatggatggtagagtcacatggtgtaaccaaatttgcctggttgctagggagggtagagtcacatggtgtaaccaaatttgcctggttgctagggagggtagagtcccacggggtaactaaattggcctggttgctagggagggtagtcacatggggtaaccaaatttgcctggttgctagggagggtagagtcacatggtgtaaccaaatttgcctggttgctagggagggtagagtcccatggggtaaccaaattggcctggttgctagggagggtagagtcccatggggtaaccaaattggcctggttgctagggagggtattcacatggggtaaccaaatgtGACTACCCTCCGCATCACAGTCAAGCTGGAAGTTTATGTCAGGTGATTTTGgtgaatggtctgcacttatatagcaaaGGAACAAAGCGTTTTGTAGATCCGCTAAGGTTAAAAGGTGCTAGATAAGGTTTATACGGGGAAAGGAATATAATAAAATGAAGCTGTCTTCAGTGGTCGATAGTGTTCTGAGGTTGCTCATCAATCGTATATGCTTTTGTTGAAGCCAACAGTCCACAATATCTCTAATCCTGGtgaaaactacactacccatgatcctttGGGGTAAATCAAAGACATTTTGAGTACCACATGTGTTTTATTCCAACAAACATCTAATGATCATAAACACACATCTGGAAGTTTCTGCAGAGATAATCAAACCGAATCATCAGTTCACACACAATCATTGATTACATCACCGTCACGTGACTGAAACATATTGATCACTTTATAAAGACTGTCAGTCCCGCAATCATTTGCACAGCTTTAGGAAACTCGATGTGGACTTGATTGGATGGTCTCAATATTACATGACGAGTAACAGATGAAGACTTCCTTTATAATGCACAGATGAATCAATAACAGCATGATGAGTCTCTTCTCCACAAACATCTCACTGTTCCATCATTCATTACATAATAAAAGCACCAAACGTTAAAAACTAAAACCCTGAAACGCAAGAAACCTTCAGAGAGCGATGTGAAGTGCTCAGACTGATGCtgtgagagacagagtgtgtgtgtgtgtgtgtgtgtgtgtatgagagtgtgtgtgtgtgtgtatgtgtgtgtgtgtgtgtgtgtgtgtgtgtgtgtgtgtgtgtgtgtgaagggttTATATCACAGGATCAGAACATCTGATTGAACGCACCTGATTCAATTCATCAGCAGAGACTCCTGAGAGACGCTTCTGTTGATCTTCAAtagcaaatattttaaacaacattaattGAAGTGACATCAGCTGAAcatccacacgcacacacactcactcactcacacacacacgcacacacacactcactcacacacacacacacacacacactcactcacacacacacgcacacactcacacacacaccagcatcaTCAATCGTGCTGCTTGATAAACTGAAAGTATTTCTCTTTCTTGAGTCTCAGTAGTGCAAAATAACTCTGTTTCTATGGTGATGAGATCATGAATGACATCACTGGATCACATGACGTGTCATGCGGCGATTGAAACCCGTTTACTGTTGAGTGATTCAGAACATGTATGAGTTTCccgtgatcttaaaaaccttcaTGATCGAGGCCACGTCAGAGACTGAGCAGAGACAgtcacttctattcaaatgaacgGGAGGAACTGGATGCCCAACggcccatacaatacaagtgaatggtgaccagaactttcaagctccataaagcacataaaggcagcataaacgtaatccacaagtctccagtgatttaatccatgtcttcagaaggcaGAACAATATTATGTAAGTTTTAACTTTATAATgtatctcaactttcactttcttcatgTATATAcgccacctgctgggcagggaggagaatttacagtaacaaaagggcttaaatattgatgtttctcacccacaccgatcatatcacttctgaaaacatggattacaccactggagtcttatggattacttttatgctgcttttatgtgctttttggagcttcaaagttctggtcaccattcacttgcattgtatggacctacagagctgagatattcttctataaatcttcatttgtgttctgcagaagaaagaaagtcttgaaTAGGGTAGGGTGACCAGGCGTCCGAAAAATTCGGGACAGTCCGAAATCCAAGCAGTTGTCCCGAATCCTGCCCTAATTGTCCCGAAAATTAGAACAAAGTCTCAAGAGCAGACTCTCGAGTAGTTATAGTgtgatagaatattaaaaattgctcattgcaaccatagacagtaaaagaTGGTAGAGAGCTGCAGTAGGCTACGTAGACTATGTAGGCGACAGAAGCgtaatttcattcattcattcattcattcattcaatcttGAAATGGAGCCTCAGGCTGGTGTCCGGGACCCGATGAACACGTAGCTAAAAACCTCATTTAACCCCCGTTTTAGGTCCGTCCCGAATTTTACCAATTCTGATCTGGTCACCCTAGaatagggtgaataaatgatgagagaattttgaggtgtactgtccctttaatgacTCTTGGAAGAGTTTTGGCCTTTTCTCTACTTCAGAAACACACCAATGATGATGACCCATCACAGCGCTTGTATACATGTATTATCTGTGATAAAATGATATCATTCATACTCTAAAAGCATTTTCTCAAACAACAGATTTCTTACAAATGTCTCTGAACACCTGAGATTGTCAATGAGCTACATGTCAATCATGCAAAATCACAAGAGCCTGATGAGGAGAGTTGAGGTACTGTGGATGTTTCAGTGTGGAGTGACTCCAGTTCAATTCTCCTTAATGCACGCCTCCGTCTTGGgacgtttacacacacacacacacacacacacacatgctcattcAGTGATACGCATCTGCAGCGATTGCAGTCTAAACCAGCATGTGGCGATATCACGTCTGTGGCGTCGCGGCGATCTCCACGACACCTCGATGACCTCCATGCTGCCGGAGAAGCTGGACTGGCTGCCCACATTTCCCATCTCCTCCCTGGAGCGGCTCTCTGTCATTCCGTCTCCAAACTCCATCTGACAGCTCCTGTGTTTCAGCTGCTTCTCGAAGCTGCTCTCCTCGTGCCAGCTCCTCCGCAAGTTGCCGCAGTCCCCGCTGCGCTGCCGCCCGCGCCTCTGCACGGCGTCCAGACCCTGAGCGCAGCCGTACGCCGCCGTCAAGCCGCCGTGAGTGCCCGCGGAGCCGCTGAAGATGGCCGAGGTGGAGTAGAATCTCGCCGACTCGGACGAGAGGTACCAGCCGCCGGCCACCGGACCCAGGAGGATGTCGGAGTGCCAGCCCTTCAGCGTGCCCACACCGGATTTACACATGTGCTGCTGCGAGCGCGACACGCCGAACAAGAAGCCGGTGGGAGTTTCTTCCATGCTCCCGCTGCGGTGTAACGGCTGCGCGCACGCTTTAGACGCGAGGCTGGTTTTACCGGTGTCGGGTTCGGCGAGCCGCTCCTTGTCTGGACTTTGTTCTGGTGTGGTTTGTTCTGAAACCTCCTGCACGGGCGAGAACTGACAGGCTTTGCTGGTCGACTCTTTGTAGGCGGCCGGTTTGTAGTGCTCTGGGGTGTCGCCGCCAACCGCGTGTTTCGTAAACTCTCGCGGTGGAGCTCCAGAGTCGCCGTATGACTTGATGTCCAGAGAGAAGGAGCGTTTGGGTCTGGCGTTCTCCTCCAGATCTTCCGTGAGCTGAAGGCCACACAGCGCTCGAGCCAGCAGGTGTTCCTCATGGGCCGGCTCAGAATGCAGGGCAGCTGCAGAGGCTCCAGCGGATCACTGCACACAACGTTCTGATCGGGCTCCTCCGATGGACCGCTTCGGCAGCAGTTTGGGTTTGAGTTCACTCGCACACTTCAGTTTCTTCTCAAAGTCCAGCAGCTGACCTAAGAAGTTGAAGTTTGGTGAGATGGTGGGCGTTTCTCTTTCACAAACCTGTGGAAGAACACACGCACAACGTGAACTATAGAACATCCGGCTCATTCATCACCCGAAATCTAAAGAAAACAAAAGTCTTATATTTTGCATGAAGTAAATCAAGcctgtttacatgattttattaaattactgtaattcatttaaaacatcttcaataaatgtataattttgggACTTTACATTAATAACAATTGCTTGAGGGAAAAAGTGttttattgtcatgaaaataatgtgactctaccctccctagcaaccggccaatttggttaccccatgtgactctaccctccctagcaaccggccaatttggttaccccatgtgactctaccctcctagcaaccggccaatttggttaccccacgtgactctaccctccctagcaaccggccaatttggttaccccatgtgactctaccctccctagcaaccgggccaatttggctaccCTATATGACTCtaatctccctagcaaccggccaatttggttaccccatgtgactctaccctccctagcaaccggccaatttggctaccctatgtgactctaatctccctagcaacaggccaatttggttagcccatgtgactctaccctccctagcaaccggccaatttggctaccctatgtgactctaatCTCCCTAGCAACAGGCCAATTTGGCTACCCCacctgactctaccctccctagcaaccgggccaatttggctacctcacctgactctaccctccctagcaaccgggccaatttggctaccccacctgactctaccctccctagcaactggccaacttggttaccccaagtgactctaccctccctagcaactgggccaatttggttaccccatgtgactctaccctcgctagcaaccggccaatttggttaccccacctgactctaccctccctagcaaccgggccaatttggctaccCCACCTGACTCTACCCTAACGggcaacgggccaatttggttgcttaggagactgaCTGGAGTCACTAAATACACCCTAGATTAaaactatggaagtgaatggggtcagtttATTTGGCggtttagtgttagaaatgtgatgcttataatttaataaaaacacttacagtaattcttctgtaaaacttgagtattatttgagttgtaaagttgtttatatatatatatttgtataatcgtctatatcttcacacagatgtggtcagtgagtgatttaatgacagtaaaatcatgttaacacacatattgttcatgtcttgtgtctatacttgtgaatcagtattttaatgttgacagattaaaccccattgacttgcattggaagtgactcactggaacacacaattgtgctttattaaaggaaaggaggaactcataaatgctgtcgattgagattaacttgtactgAATATTTCTTTACAAATATCTCATCTCTATAATGTTATGAGCTGGGCATGTTACtgcaggttttgtgagattcacgcATTGATTCTTGGTGacagtttaaagggacagttcactcagaAATCCTCATTCAGGGGCTTTCACATGTCACTTGGTCACATGATCCGAACCTGAGACTCTGTACTCATGTCCGCACTTGCTCAGGAGGTAAAATAGCTTAACATGCATTTGTGCTGATATaagcatgatgacatcatcagtggcacagacacaaacacacctgcATCATGAGTGACAGGTGAACATAAGCATGCTGCCAAAATCTTGCTTAAACAAATGGATGACAGATGACGTCTGTGACCATGTGACTGGGTCTGTGTCGCACCTGTAAGCTTCATCTAGCGTCATGTCCATCCTCTTCATGATGTAAGCGATTGCGATGGTTGCAGAGCGGGAGATGCCGGCGAGGCAGTGGACCAGAACTCGAGCGTTACACGCTTTGGCTTtctctgaacacaaacacacacaatgaggCCAGAAATCAAACGCTCATGGCGTCATACACAACAGTCACATGATGCGCTCTGACCTATGAACTCCACAGATTTGTCGAGCCAGGGCAGGATCTTCTCACAGAAGCTGTCGTTCACTGGCACTCGCAGGAAGTGAGAGTCCGGGATGAAGTCTGGTTTGGGGCAGGTGTTGCTGGCGTTCAGCACGTAAGCGATGTCGTTCTGCTGCATCAGATCCTGCAGTGTTTGGACACAAATTGTGACAGAATCGTGGCGTATTGCTTTGCTACtgaagtggttgctagggtgtaacCGCGCACACGGCATTCAGTCTGACCTGGTTGAGAACATCTCTCTGGCAGCCCAGGTACAGGTGAGGCAGGATCCGTGTCGGTCCGATGTTGGTAACCGTGAGACATGGCTGAGAGACGCAGGACGGAACCAGCGTGGACTTCCCCTCACACAGACCCGGAAACAGACGGGAGAACTCCACAAAACCACCTGAGAACCAGCATGAACAGAAACCACCGGATGAAGAGAAACTACTTTCAGTGTGAGACCTCaactgataaacacacacacacgagattACAggcgtgtgtttgcgtgtgtgagtgagtaagtggtgctgtttgtgtgtgtcgcatgtttgtttgtatgtgtgtgtgtgagtaagtggtgctgtttgtgtgtgtcgcatgtttgtttgtatgtgtgtgtgtgagtaagtggtgctgtttgtgtgtgtcgcatgtttgtttgtatgtgtgtgtgtggagtaagtggtgctgtttgtgtgtgtcgcatgtttgtttgtatgtgtgtgtgtgagtaagtggtgctgtttgtgtgtgtcgcatgtttgtttgtatgtgtgtgtgtgagtaagtggtgctgtttgtgtgtgtcgcatgtttgtttgtatgtgtgtgtgtgagtaagtggtgctgtttgtgtgtgtcgcatgtttgtttgtatgtgtgtgtgtgagtaagtggtgctgtttgtgtgtgtcgcatgtttgtttgtatgtgtgtgtgtgagtaagtggtgctgtttgtgtgtgtcgcatgtttgtttgtatgtgtgtgtgtgagtaagtggtggtgtttgtgtgtgtcgcatgtttgtttgtatgtgtgtgtgtgtgagtaagtggtggtgtttgtgtgtgtcgcatgtttgtttgtatgtgtgtgagtgagtaagtggtggtgtttgtgtgtgtcagcatgtttgtttgtatgtgtgtgtgtgagtaagtggtgctgtttgtgtgtgtcgcatgtttgtttgtatgtgtgtgtgtgagtaagtggtgctgtttgtgtgtgtcgcatgtttgtttgtatgtgtgtgtgtgagtaagtggtgctgtttgtgtgtgtcgcatgtttgtttgtatgtgtgtgtgtgagtaagtggtggtgtttgtgtgtcgcatgtttgtttgtatgtgtgtgtgtgagtaagtggtggtgtttgtgtgtgtcgcatgtttgtctgtatgtgtgtgtgagtaagtggtggtgtttgtgtgtgtcgcatgtttgtttgtatgtgtgtgagtaagtggtggtgtttgtgtgtgtcgcatgtttgtttgtatgtgtgtgagtgagtaagtggtgctgtttgtgtgtgtcgcatgtttgtttgtatgtgtgtgtgtgtgagtaagtggtggtgtttgtgtgtgtcgcatgtttgtttgtatgtgtgtgtgtgagtaagtggtgctgtttgtgtgtgtcgcatgtttgtttgtatgtgtgtgtgtgagtaagtggtggtgtttgtgtgtgtcgcatgtttgtctgtatgtgtgtgtgagtaagtggtggtgtttgtgtgtgtcgcatgtttgtttgtatgtgtgtgagtaagtggtggtgtttgtgtgtgtcgcatgtttgtttgtatgtgtgtgagtgagtaagtggtgctgtttgtgtgtgtcgcatgtttgtttgtatgtgtgtgagtgagtaagtggtggtgtttgtgtgtgtcgcatgtttgtttgtatgtgtgtgtgtgagtaagtggtggtgtttgtgtgtgtcgcatgtttgtttgtatgtgtgtgtgtgagtaagtggtggtgtttgtgtgtgtcgcatgtttgtttgtatgtgtgtgtgtgagtaagtggtgctgtttgtgtgtgtatgcatgtttgtttgtatgtgtgtgtgtgagtaagtggtggtgtttgtgtgtgtcgcatgtttgtttgtatgtgtgtgtgtgagtaagtggtggtgtttgtgtgtgtcgcatgtttgtttgtatgtgtgtgtgt is a window encoding:
- the dusp16 gene encoding LOW QUALITY PROTEIN: dual specificity protein phosphatase 16 (The sequence of the model RefSeq protein was modified relative to this genomic sequence to represent the inferred CDS: inserted 4 bases in 3 codons), giving the protein MCERVVPMHSVRSIGAEGLVALLEGGLDRVLLIDSRPFVEYNTCHILEAVNVNCSKLMKRRLQQDKIQITELLQHSAKRQGQEVVVYDQSSPDPASLPSDAFLSVLLAKLEKRFQSVYLLSGGFVEFSRLFPGLCEGKSTLVPSCVSQPCLTVTNIGPTRILPHLYLGCQRDVLNQDLMQQNDIAYVLNASNTCPKPDFIPDSHFLRVPVNDSFCEKILPWLDKSVEFIEKAKACNARVLVHCLAGISRSATIAIAYIMKRMDMTLDEAYRFVKEKXPTISPNFNFLGQLLDFEKKLKXVRVNSNPNCCRSGPSEEPDQNVVCSDPLEPLQLPCILSXAHEEHLLARALCGLQLTEDLEENARPKRSFSLDIKSYGDSGAPPREFTKHAVGGDTPEHYKPAAYKESTSKACQFSPVQEVSEQTTPEQSPDKERLAEPDTGKTSLASKACAQPLHRSGSMEETPTGFLFGVSRSQQHMCKSGVGTLKGWHSDILLGPVAGGWYLSSESARFYSTSAIFSGSAGTHGGLTAAYGCAQGLDAVQRRGRQRSGDCGNLRRSWHEESSFEKQLKHRSCQMEFGDGMTESRSREEMGNVGSQSSFSGSMEVIEVSWRSPRRHRRDIATCWFRLQSLQMRITE